AAGCCTGCCATTCGGCGTCTAGCTCGGCGTGGCGGCGTTAAGCGGATCTCTGGCCTCATTTACGAGGAGACCCGCGGTGTGCTGAAGGTGTTCCTGGAGAACGTGATTCGGGACGCAGTCACCTACACCGAGCACGCCAAGCGCAAGACCGTCACAGCCATGGATGTGGTGTACGCGCTCAAGCGCCAGGGGCGCACACTGTACGGCTTCGGAGGCTAGGCCGCCGCTCCAGCTTTGCACGTTTCGATCCCAAAGGCCCTTTTTAGGGCCGACCACTCGCTCATCTGAGGAGCTGGACACTTGACTGCATAAAGTGCAACAGTAACGATGTTGGAAGGTAACTTTGGCAGTGGGGCGACAGTCGGATCTGAAGTTAACGGAAAGCTACTGTGGCCCATGGCGCTCACAGCCGTAAAGACTTAAGTCGTTGACCGAAAGCGGCTTTTTCACTtacttgggcttttttttttttttttttttttgcctttatcgATATGAAAGGTTGAATGTGCTCTAGGTTTGACCACTACTTTCTCGGCTTACTCTTCTGGAGCAGTATATAGGCACACCTAGAGGGGCACGTCTTTGCGATCACCAGATCTGGTTCTGAGAAATAGGCACTGGCAATTTACACGTGCCTTGCTATGTAATCTCCCTATATTTGCTCAGGCAAAGTGGGAGAAGCAGCCTTAGATCTTCATTCTATAGATGCCGGCTTTCCCACCTGATCGGCTTAGATTTCGCGATTGACTGTTCTGGGCTTCATTTTACCCTCTACATAACAAGCGGGTGGACTAGATCCCTTAGTAAGGGTCCATGTTATGTGGTATCTTCAGCCACGCACTCAGCTCAATCTTAGTacagttaaaaaaatgaatttctagCAAGCTATCTGCCCAGTGCCTGAAAAGTATCATTTCTTGTGTTCAGTAAAAAGGCTCCTAATTTAATCAAGGACCTATGAGATAACTGTCTTTCAGTTGTGGCATTGCAAGGATACAAATGCAGAGACATTTTAATGTGATCCTTCTATAAGAGTGAACCAACGATATGATCTGAAAGCAACTTCACAACTAATTCAGGTATGTGACTTCTACTTCTTAGGGCCTGTTGTAGCTTAGAATGAGAGACGTGCAGAAACGTGCCCACCATCAATACAGAAAGCACAATTTAATTTTGACAAGGCAAAAGCCAATTCTATATCAGCATGGCATCTGTTAAAGCAAGCTATTCTTTACACTACCACCTCTAAATTGCCCTCATTTGGATTAAAATGTGGGTTCACATTTCTCATCCTTACAGTTTTGCAGCCATTGCATATCCcataagtttcttttttgtttgttttttgtttttatgtttttttttttttaagattctagGCTTATGATTTTACTGTGTATGTATTTGGAAGAAGAAATTCTGTCAGCTCCCAAAGGATAAACCAGCAGTTGCTTTATTGGTTTTCAGATGTGGCTGCTCTCATCAGCATCAAACACTTGAGACTGAACTAAGCTTAAAACACGGTACTTAGCAATCAGGTTGCCGGCAAAGCACTGGTGCGAGACTTGCCTTCCAGGAGCTTACCAATGGGGCTGCCAGCAAAGCGGTGGATGCAAGACTTGCCCTCCAGGAGCTTACCATCAGAACGGAGAAGACAATAAATGCATAATATATAGACGACATAAATCCATACCTGTACACATTTAAGAATAAACAGTCCAACAGTAAGAGGCAGTACATATTCAATATGCTGAGAAATGTAGACAATAACTACTATAGGAATCCTAATGCTACAGGAGTCACTGGCTGCTGGGAAACCAAGGAAAACTTGGCTATGGACGTTGGGGCTTGTGTCGGACTCTGAATAAAGGGCAGAATGATTGGCATCCTACTGAGATACAGAGTAAAAGGGTTGAGGGCAGGGAGGAAGTGGCAAGAATAACATTTGTGAAGATGTCCAGGTAAGAAATAGAGGTTGTAATGCTCAAGatgtttccttttcccttttaaatCTGACCTGTGATTTTCAGCATTGCTATTTCAAgtatcactgattttttttttttattttaaaggcaatGCTGATGAATCTATCTGATCCTCACCAAGATCCACTAAAGAAGGAGATATCAAAAATttgaagataaagaaagaaagggagtggGGGAGAAAACACGTCCATTGTCTGAATCAGTTGTTCTCAAAATGTAGCCTCTCATCTAGCAGCACTGATCACCTGGGATAAAgtcttgggccccaccccagacctattgaatgagaaactgaagaaactgagggGTGAGACATAGTAATCTGTGCTTTAGAAAAGCCCTCCCGGTGATTCTGATACACATTAAAGGTTGAAAGCCACTGACTTAGGTaacagcatttctttctttctctctctttctttctttctttctctctttctttttcttttctttctttttctttccttccttcttccttcctttcctttctttctttcccttccttccttccttcctctttctttttatgagatggagtcttgatctgtcacgcaggctggaatgcagtggcacgatcttggctgaccgcaacctctacctcccgggttcaagtgattctcctgcctcagcctcccgagtagctgggaccacaggtgcccaccaccacgccgggctaatttttgtatttttagtagagatggaggttttgccatgttggccaggctggtctcgaactcctgactttaggtgacccgccctcctcggcctcccaaaatgctgggattacaggagtgagccaccgcgcctgtcctctttttcttttttttaaacagtttttgttttaatgcaaaaatatttaaaacctgaATATATGTTGCCCAGATGTTCACCCAAATGTTAAAATTTGCTTTAGTTTGaagtccagctaatttgtgtatttttagtagagaccgggtttcaccgtgttggccaggctggtcttgaactcctgacctcaggggatccacccctctcagcctcccaaagtgctgggattacaggtgtgagccaccatgcccggccaattacTGAGAATTCCTGCCTTTTTCACAGGATTATTTTAAGGATCAAATGAAAAGTTATACGTGAAAGAAGAATGACGCCATGAAGTGATACCGAAACCAAAGTTGATATATGTATTGCCTTTCCCACTCAATGTagttcgttttttgttttgtttttttgagagacgaTTTAACTCTACTTACGGTGACCAGGCATTGCTTGGGTACGGCTACTACGGAAATAAACAAAGACAAATCCTCACCCTGAGAAATGTTGCCAGCCTAATGCTGAGAGGTTAAGGAAGGGAAGGGGTATTAAGATAGGAGAGGGCAGAGGCAAGGAGGAGGGCCCAAAGAGATGAGGGCAAAGAAGAGCAAGggagccgggcactgtggctcatgcctgtaatcccagcactttgggaggccaagacaggcagatgacgaggtcaagagattgagaccatcctggccaacatggtgaaaccccgtctctactaaaaatataaaaattagctgagcgtggtgacacgcacctgtagtcccagctactccagaggccgaggcaggagaatcgcatgaacccgggagacggtggttggagtgagccgagatggtgcctctgcactccagccagggcgacagagcgggactccgtctcaaaaaaaaaaaaaaagaaagaaaaaggtatcTCTGGTACAGAATGGAAGCTCAGTGTGGCAGGGCAGAAAGACTATCCTGACTATGTAATCTACTAGACCAGAGCTGGCAAGAGCTTCAGTTAAGGCATGGTCATGGGTGGACGGAGAAAAGGTGATACAATTGAAAGTCAGAAGGTAGATTTAGTAACATTTGGAACTCATGAGATTTGCACAGAGGGCAAGAGGAAGGGACACCTGACTCAGAACAGATGGGGGTAATGAAGGTGGCTTCCAGGAAGATGGGGAATGTGGAAAGAAACAAATCGGTTTGGAAAGCAAGATGATGCATGTGGTTTTGGAAATAAGCTGGGTTTGAAGTGCCTAGTATCCATCCAGAAGGACCTATCTACCAGGCAGTTAGAAACATTGgtgtagccaggcacagtggcccacgtctttaatcccagcactttgggagtccaaggtgggaggatggcttgagcccaggatttcgagaccagcctgggcaatgcagtgagaccctgactctacaaaaaataaaaaaaattagccgggcctggtggtgtgtgcctgtagtcccagttactcagatggctgaggtgggaggacccctgaacccaggagtccaaggttgcagtgatctttgattgtgctactgcactccagcctagacgagtgagaccctgtttcacacacacacacacacacacacacacacacacacacacacacacacacaaaatgtgtaGCGCTCAGGATAGGGTCTCAGCAGAAGATACCAATTTGGGAGCACTTAGCTAAGGGACAGAAATATGGAAAGCAGGGAGTCAATCTCACTTGAGTTGCACGGAGAAAAGAAGATGGCCAAGGCCAGCACGGGGGAAACCAGGAATATAGACGGGGAAGAGAAAGACATGAGAAGACTGAGATGCGGACCGAGAGAAGGATAAGGGTGACCAGGAGAGTGGACAAGTCCTCTTCTAAGGAAGAAAAAGCAGTGTAAACATGGCCATGTCTCTTACCATGTAGTTcccctccaaacacacacacacacacacacacacctgtcccCCACTAGCCTGCCTAAGGCAGAATTAAATGTGAACAAAGCACGTTTTTCACTTCATAAAAGCCACAGATTCAGAGTGGGCTTACTGGCAACCAAGGTAGCCACGTAGAAGCTAGTTATTAGAGGAAGACGTgggtttgagacagggtctcactatcttgtcacccacactggagtgcagtggcacaatctcagctcacagcagtctctgcctcccgggcataagtgattctcccacctcagccaccctagtagctgggaccacaggcaaatGGCACCACTCCCGgctaggtatttcttttttctttttcttttttctgttgttgttgtagagacagggtcttgctatgtttcccaagctggtctggaactttgacttcaagcaatccgcccgcctccgcctcccaaagtgccgggattaacagctgtgagccacagtgcccagccagagGAAGAGTATTTCTTTACCGTATCCTTAATTATCCTTTAACTGTCACCTGAGGGGAGACAATGATTTAAGTACAGGGAATGATTAAATGTTAAAACTTAGCATTTTAGAATGTTATCTTGTATTGATGAATTCAGCTTATGCTGGTCTCGCAAACAAATACGAAGACTGACAGATTCCTGTGAGTGCAGGCCTTCACAGTGCCAGGACCACAAGATGTAATGAATTCTACTCCTGACTGGATATAAAAAAAAAGCCACGAAATTTTCCTTTGAGATTCAGCCGGGGAGACCTCCTGGAGTTTAGAGGTGCCCAGACTGGTGAGTGAAAGGAGTGTGATctggggtgcggggtggggggggcagTCAGAGGACCTAGATGTCTGACACCAACATCCGCAGCTTCCGGTCTCTGCTCAGTCACTACTGGACCTGAGAAGCTGGGTGCAGAGATGGtgggtgacctgcccacctctgAAGGTCACTAGTTTTTGAAGTCAGAATACCGCCCATGCACTGTGGGCCTAAGCAGGTTATGAGGGTCTCCGCAGAGACCCAGAGGCATGCTCTAGAAATTGCTGTGACCCTGGAGCAGAAACATGTGGCAGTCCCCAGCAGGGCTCACCTACACTGCTCTCCTCACTTAACACGCCTCAGGAAAGGCAAAATGGCAGCTTTACAAAACgaagttttattccattttcccttctcccctcttaATTCTCACAGATCTCTGCGGTGAATGCTTTTAACCTGTCAACTGtgatgaaacaaacagaaaaccaaagcccTGGCTTCTTTGAGGTGCAACTAAATGACCGAGAAGGTGTTACCTAAGACCTCTACGGCCATTTGTATCTGGCCCTGTGTAGAGTGGGCTCTGCAAGACCCTGCCTCACTTTCCCACTAAGAggccttggacttcccagctcccAGAGACTATAGAGATCGCCTCTGAGGCCTCCTGTCACGATTTCCTAAGGTGAGGAACTTCATTTGCCCAACGGAGGCCCACGTTCTGCCTGTTTGATCTACTGTCTTCCCAAGGATCTGACCTCGGGGACCAGCGTCTGCCCACGTGTCCGACGAAAACAATGTCAAGGAACTACTGAGTCTGGACAGAAAATCCAGACACACCATGCAGCTTCTAAGAGGACCGAGTGCCCTCATTGGAATAGAGTGAGTCTCCTGTGGACATGAACAGGGAACAGCTCGATTAAGCCCAGATTCACAAAATTCCGCCCACACCCCGTGACCCCGGGAATTTTGGCTTAGGGGCAGGATGTGGGGGTTACCACTGTGCTGGTGGAGGTGGCGTGGGCCCGACCGGCAGCCCCAGCGCAGTTCTCCCCACGTTTGCCCGCAGAACCCCGGCGAGGCCGAGGTGGTCATTTCCCTCGCTAGCCGGAGGGCCGCGCCGGGTGAGGCCGGTTTGGGCGCGAAGCACGGGCGTGTGGCCCTCCACTTCCGCAAAGGCCAGGCGCTCTCAGGACCGCGAGCCCTGAGCGTCCGCCTGGTGACCCCTGGCCTCGGGACCGACGCCCCGTccctcctgccctgcctccccCCGCCACAGCCCCCAAGCCGGCGCCAAGGAAAGCGGCCGCAGCCCGGCCAGTCCGGATAGGCCAACTGGCCGAAGTCGGCAGAGCTCAAGATGGCACCGCAGCAGGGGACCTGACTTGTCAACCGGCCCCGTGTTTTGTTGGGAGCCCAACCGGAAGTGCCTTCCCCGCTCTAATGCCGGAGGGGGAGCACGGAGGGCAAAGCGGTACAGCTTCTTCCAAGTGCTGATGTGGGTGGCTCTGAAAAGAGCCTTTTGGATACGATGGAACCTCCGACCGAACGCGCACTTCTTAAGCCCGCTCACCACGGATGCGGCGGGCCAGCTGGATGTCCTTGGGCATGATGGTCACGCGCTTGGCGTGGATGGCGCACAGGTTCGTGTCTTCGAACAGCCCCACCAGGTAGGCCTCGCTGGCCTCCTGCAGCGCCATCACGGCAGAACTCTGGAAGCGCAGGTCCGTCTTAAAGTCCTGCGCGATCTCGCGTACCAGCCGCTGGAAGGGCAGCTTGCGGATCAGCAGCTCCGTGGACTTCTGGTAGCGCCGGATCTCCCGCAGGGCCACGGTGCCGGGCCGGTAGCGGTGCGGCTTCTTCACCCCGCCCGTGGCCGGCGCGCTCTTGCGGGCCGCCTTGGTGGCCAGCTGCTTCCTCGGGGCCTTGCCGCCGGTCGACTTGCGGGCAGTCTGCTTAGTACGGGCCATAGCGAACCAAAACACAAGCTTACCAGCGCAGCGGCGGGGAGAGAAACGGGCTGCTGGCCCCGCGGCAGCCGTCTTTATAAGCACAGTCTTTTCCCGATTGGGCGGAACAAGAATTGAAAATCCCGCGCTGGCTGTCCATTGGCTGTGACGTCACCCGTCCTAAAGTCACCGGTTGGCTTGGGCAGAGTCCTCCCTAATCCCGCCCACCCGCCTCACTTTCTACTTTCCAGTTGGCCAAGTTTTGCAAGCttgtttttccccctttccttcaGGGTGAAAGTCGTTTTCCGTTGCAGTTTTGTCAGATTGTTCCCTGTCCGCCCTTCGCTTCCTTTCTTGTTGCGCCCAGCGGCTCCGGCATGGAACCTCATTCTTCCATTTGCCCCCAGCCTCCAGTTGCTACTTGGCGGATCGTTTTTCGCCTGTCGGGTACCTTTTGGGTGGGAGAGGTGCCCGCCCCCAGATTCCGCCTCCGAGACCCTTACTCTCCGCCGCCAAGGCGCTTtgggaaacaaaacagaaactaaGACTTAAGTCAGCTCCGTGAAGCCAAGACCCAGCTCCGCCACACTGGCGAGCACTACCCGCTCAGGGTCCTCCCCATCGGGGGTGGGGGCAAGGAGCACGTCCCGCTAGTGCTAGGCTAGGTCTAAGTGCCCGGCCATGGCCTGCGGAAACCACTGGGGAAGCGCGCGCTCCGGGCGCAACACTTTAAGCGCCTTGGGTACTGCCCGCGGCGCTGGTGTTTGTGACTGTGTGGAGTGGACCGTGGCGGCACCCAGGATGTTTGGTGCCTCCACCTGCGCTGGGAAGTCCTAGGAGTGGGGACCCACTCATCGATGACCCAAGGCAGTTACGTGCTCCAGATGCAAGACggcacacgcgcgcacacacacacacacacacccgttCCGTCCCGTCCCGTCCGCTGCAGGTTCGCCGTTTACTACTGAGAAACGCTGGACTGAGAGGAGCCGGCATTAGCAACTCTTTTATTTGAAAACGTGGGTGGCTCTGAAAAGAGCCTTTTGAGTTCACAGGTGCCCCTTCGAGACGCGGGCCGGGCTGGGCCCACTTGGGCCGGACGTCAGCCTCacttgccctttgccttgtggtGACTCTCCGTCTTCTTAGGGAGCAGCACGGCCTGGATGTTAGGCAGGACGCCGCCCTGGGCGATGGTGACTTTGCCCAGCAGCTTGTTCAGTTCCTCGTCGTTGCGGATGGCCAGCTGGAGGTGACGAGGGATGATGCGCGTCTTCTTGTTGTCCCGAGCCGCGTTGCCCGCCAGCTCCAGGATCTCGGCGGTCAGGTACTCGAGGACCGCCGCCATGTAGACTGGCGCGCCGGCCCCCACCCGCTCCGCGTAGTTGCCTTTGCGCAGCAAGCGGTGCACTCGCCCTACCGGGAACTGGAGGCCAGCGCGGGACGAGCGCGACTTGGCCTTGGCGCGGGCCTTGCCTCCTTGCTTGCCACGACCAGACATCACAGCGATAGTAGTAGTCACCGAGTGAAACTCCTGCCTGGCGACCGGAAAAGTCACCGAAAACGCCGCCGCTTCACCCTTTTATAGACAGAACGGCGATTGTCCACGGAGCACTTTGATTGGCTCAAGCAAATTTTGTCCCGATAGCCAATAGGATAGCTCAGCCAGAATCCACTCATTTACATAATCTCGTCTCTCTCGCATTGGGCGCCGCGAAAAACTCGCGAACCGCAACGCAGCGTCACGCGCACGGCCTCTGTAAGTGCACAGTCGTTTCCGGTAGAGCCCGAGACCAAGGTTCTGCCTGCGTTGTCGGCGGGTGAGAGTCGGTCTTGGGTCTGGCCGTGCCTGAACCTGCAAAGTCCGCGCCGGCTCCCAAGAAGGGCGCCAAGAAAGCCGTCACCAAAGCCCAGAAGAAAGACGGCAAGAAGCGCAAGCGCAGCCGCAAGGAGAGCTACTCCATCTGCATGTACAAGGTGCTGAAGCAGGTCCACCCCGACACCGGCATCTCGTCCAAGGCCATGGGCATCATGAACTCCTTCGCCAACGACATCTTCGAGCGCATCGCGGGAGAGGCGTCCCGCCTGGCGCACTACAACAAGCGCTCCACCATCACGTCCCGCGAGAGCCAGACGGCCCTGCGCCTGCTGCTGCCCGGCGAGCTGGCCCAAGCACGCCTTGTCCCAGGGCACTTGCAAGGCTGTCACCAAGTACACCGGCTCCAAGCGAGTCCCGGCTGCTTGACTCCAAAGTCTCTTTTCTGGGCTGCTTAACCCTGTCAGTGAAAGAATCTTTCCTGTGTTGTCAGTCCCAGTTTATATTTTTGGTTTCTCGTCAGCTTTTCGGAGAGCACGCAACTCCACCAAGCACAGAGAACTATATTCTTTTCACATAGGCATTGTTGTAAGTAAGCTTACATAGATTGATAGTGGTATCTTACTCTGGTCTAGATATGCTGGGGTTTGCCTTAGGGGCTGCTCTTGAAACTGTCTTTGTTCTGCCTACGTACCCGTGAATGTGTGCCCAGCAAATTGTGTCCTGGTTAGAAATGCAGTGTTAATTTTGGTAAGCTTATGTAAGATCAAATTGTCTATGTGAACAAAGGTTGGGTCTGCTCTTCAGTGGTAAAATGAAGGTAGAGATTAAATACATTGTATGCTCTCAGATGTGTACTTAGAAGGGAATAAATAGTTCAACTTTTATATATGGTATCGAGAAATTTCTTGAGGTTTTTATATCGTTGGTTCACAAACACGTGCCTACACCGTTCATGTGAAAATTTCTTAAGCAGGTAGATGGAAGTTTGATTTTGATAACCAGGAATTCACACCGTTAACACCATCTGTGCTTCCTACTTGAGATACCCTAAAATCTACCCAATACCATTAAATAGTGATTTTTTCCCTAAGAATTATCACTTGGAAAAGCTTGTCCAGTTTAATGATTAGTTCCATACAATGGCAACAAAATATATGTGATTTCTGAAGCCAGAGTTTGGGATGCCTGAAGAACAGAAGGACCACCAATTTGCAAGAGAAGTTGATTAGGTTCTCTGCTTTGGAAACACTGGATTTGGAATCACAGAGCCTCATTAACCTTAAAAGATTATACTGATGGCTTTGGGGAATCATAAATCCTAGGCTGGCCACAATAGAAGCAAGGAAAGCAATTAGGAGGCTGTTGCAGTTTTGTGGTCTGGAGCAGTGATAGTCTTAAAGTCTttccagaccagcagcatctgcATTAGTTGaagttattaaaaatgaaaattcccaGGTTCCATTATTTGTGTTAACAAGCTTTCTGGGTGATGCTGATGCATGCTAAAGTGTGAAAAACACCAGATAAATaacatgttggagtgcagtggtggtaatggaaacagaaatgttggattttatctTTGACGTAGAATAGATGTGGCTGAGGAACAGGATTTAGGTAACAGTGAAACCCCTAGATTTTTGGCTTGAGCAACTGTGTAGATCGTGGTACTATTAGGATAGAACACTGGGAGAAGATACTC
This DNA window, taken from Macaca mulatta isolate MMU2019108-1 chromosome 1, T2T-MMU8v2.0, whole genome shotgun sequence, encodes the following:
- the H3C15 gene encoding histone H3.2, producing MARTKQTARKSTGGKAPRKQLATKAARKSAPATGGVKKPHRYRPGTVALREIRRYQKSTELLIRKLPFQRLVREIAQDFKTDLRFQSSAVMALQEASEAYLVGLFEDTNLCAIHAKRVTIMPKDIQLARRIRGERA
- the H2AC19 gene encoding histone H2A type 2-A translates to MSGRGKQGGKARAKAKSRSSRAGLQFPVGRVHRLLRKGNYAERVGAGAPVYMAAVLEYLTAEILELAGNAARDNKKTRIIPRHLQLAIRNDEELNKLLGKVTIAQGGVLPNIQAVLLPKKTESHHKAKGK
- the H4C15 gene encoding histone H4, which produces MSGRGKGGKGLGKGGAKRHRKVLRDNIQGITKPAIRRLARRGGVKRISGLIYEETRGVLKVFLENVIRDAVTYTEHAKRKTVTAMDVVYALKRQGRTLYGFGG